The Daphnia pulicaria isolate SC F1-1A chromosome 12, SC_F0-13Bv2, whole genome shotgun sequence genome contains a region encoding:
- the LOC124316260 gene encoding uncharacterized protein LOC124316260 isoform X1, with amino-acid sequence MSKFFLILTVILALTSNCCGLDSIEEELLEDVMEEDPVDVDENFFQRANRFLPYPNPFPWRRWSPLHYQPRSRIPFVNYGYNNAGLFRQFDTALENPFGNQLGLMTPQLPIDSEAAAADLILNSGLLQNVGEFRQLVPAVAGDSCKSPTTKESGICSTSAGCTAGGGRVSGSCSAALACCIRVINSCDDGFGRQINTVTLNNTYWQSPVRTIAPSSSCSMTVQLDSTLPEQAKQQICQIRLDFVLFTISQPDAESACSGDYFEVAGATNIVPTICGFNNGQHMYLHVPPSPTDVQLSFNFGPSDGETRQWNILIAMIPCSSKVLAPPDCLQYFSTRTGSVKTFNWRDVDSVATRQLANQDYSICFRSGSAQVRQMCVTPCAVVTAQKPFSISSPIAIPAPGDGAHTPDVSQLGSLNCNNDYLVIPGAFNLGNPAAVANMAFDRFCGERLNALPGNAASTTVCTTATPFRMLYRTNRDETLTTPTVDTAGSGNRGFCLNFRIQ; translated from the exons ATGTCGAAATTTTTCCTAATTCTTACCGTCATTTTGGCGTTAACGTCCAACTGCTGCGGTTTGGATAGCATCGAAGAAGAGCTACTCGAAGACGTCATGGAAGAGGATCCAGTTGACGTTGACGAAAATTTCTTCCAGAGGGCTAACCGATTCCTTCCGTATCCGAATCCGTTTCCTTGGAGACGTTGGTCTCCTCTTCACTACCAGCCGAGAAGTCGAATTCcat TCGTCAATTACGGTTACAACAACGCCGGTCTCTTTCGACAGTTTGACACGGCACTGGAAAATCCCTTTGGCAATCAATTAGGTCTGATGACTCCACAATTGCCCATCGATAGCGAAGCGGCAGCGGCAGACTTGATCTTGAATTCAGGCTTACTTCAGAATGTCGGAGAGTTCAGACAACTGGTACCGGCAGTAGCCGGAGACAGTTGCAAGTCGCCCACTACCAAGGAGAGTGGCATTTGTTCCACCAGTGCTGGCTGCACAGCGGGCGGCGGTCGTGTCAGCGGGTCGTGTTCGGCGGCCCTCGCCTGTTGCATCC GGGTGATTAATTCGTGCGATGACGGGTTCGGCCGACAAATCAATACCGTTACGCTCAACAACACTTATTGGCAGTCGCCTGTCAGGACCATCGCTCCTTCGTCCAGCTGCTCAATGACTGTCCAGCTGGACTCGACGCTACCCGAACAAgccaaacaacaaatttgcCAAATTCg GTTggatttcgttttgtttacaATTTCTCAACCGGATGCTGAATCTGCCTGCAGTGGTGACTATTTCGAAGTAGCCGGAGCCACAAACATAGTCCCAACTATTTGCGGATTCAACAATGGACAGCACA TGTACCTGCATGTACCGCCGTCACCTACCGACGTCCAACTTTCGTTCAACTTCGGACCTTCAGACGGCGAAACTCGCCAGTGGAACATTTTGATTGCCATGATTCCTTGCAGCTCAAAAGTCCTAG CACCACCCGATTGCCTTCAATACTTTAGCACTCGCACGGGAAGTGTCAAAACGTTCAACTGGCGAGACGTCGATAGCGTCGCCACCCGTCAATTAGCCAATCAGGATTACAGCATATGTTTCCGATCGGGATCAGCTCAGGTA AGACAAATGTGCGTGACACCCTGCGCTGTGGTGACAGCCCAGAAGCCTTTTAGTATCAGCTCTCCAATAGCTATTCCAGCTCCGGGGGATGGAGCTCACACGCCCGACGTGAGTCAATTGGGATCCCTGAATTGCAACAACGACTACCTCGTCATTCCGGGAGCTTTCAATCTGGGCAATCCGGCGGCTGTGGCCAACATGGCGTTCGACCGTTTCTGCGGAGAACGACTCAACGCCCTGCCAGGAAACGCGGCCTCCACCACCGTTTGCA CCACTGCGACGCCATTCAGAATGCTCTACCGGACCAATCGCGACGAGACATTGACTACGCCGACGGTTGATACGGCCGGAAGCGGAAACCGTGGATTTTGCCTCAACTTCCGAATTCAGTAA
- the LOC124316255 gene encoding uncharacterized protein LOC124316255 has product MLKMSLLLPVVLFVFTQAASACDDDLYEQFPTTRQGSDDYWADAYGYVPHQQPFNFPYYQQQNDFVPSDRVMSYQGRNSLSRPKFSSLKPLKNYFTNENNEEYDRNGQPEGRFGITGLKASLINTGLFNNRFTPANTWRPFSNLADRSPITINPNFENPISSFDACKSPNGESGICAPGNICALFGGRPSGSCLLGKVCCINAITSCGGSVTLNNTFWQSPATISAPSTCSLTVKLDAKFVEQKRPICQLRLDLVSFTTAQPTAGTCTDTFQVGGSTSTVPIICGDNSGQHMYIDVPSSATIATDVQLMFNFAAGTGTIARSWNIKIAMLPCGASYLAPKDCLQFFTSASGTIKSFNWQDVAVAAIRQLNNQNYNICFRTEQIDRQVSSRMCFSTCAVTNGGAPFSLTTAAVPANSAVGTIDAANLAVCLYDFLLIAGGTDPATGLVADRFCGTQFNPIPAGAAVSVPVCSRIKPFRIIFQTDATEAAIAAVGTVIAATADANNAGFCLDFQQRTN; this is encoded by the exons ATGTTGAAAATGTCTCTGCTGTTGCCTGTTGTGTTGTTCGTGTTCACGCAAGCCGCAAGCGCGTGCGACGACGACCTCTACGAACAATTTCCGACCACACGACAAGGTTCAGATGATTATTGGGCCGATGCGTACGGATACGTCCCTCATCAGCAGCCATTCAACTTCCCTTACTACCAGCAGCAAAATGATTTCGTTCCATCAG aCCGTGTTATGTCGTACCAGGGACGCAATTCGCTCAGCCGACCGAAATTCAGCAGCCTGAAGCccttgaaaaattatttcaccAATGAAA ACAATGAGGAATACGATAGGAACGGCCAGCCGGAAGGCCGTTTCGGCATCACCGGTCTGAAAGCTTCCCTGATCAACACGGGCCTCTTCAACAATCGATTCACGCCGGCCAACACATGGCGGCCGTTTTCCAATCTTGCCGACCGATCGCCCATCACCATCAATCCCAATTTCGAAAATCCCATCTCTTCCTTCGATGCCTGCAAGTCACCTAACGGGGAATCCGGAATTTGCGCTCCGGGAAACATCTGCGCACTATTCGGCGGTCGGCCGAGCGGCTCCTGCCTTCTGGGCAAAGTTTGCTGCATCA ATGCCATTACATCATGCGGCGGGAGTGTGACCCTCAACAACACTTTCTGGCAGTCTCCGGCCACCATTAGCGCTCCGTCTACCTGTTCGCTAACTGTCAAACTGGACGCCAAATTCGTTGAGCAAAAGAGACCCATCTGTCAACTGCG TTTGGATTTGGTTTCGTTCACGACCGCTCAGCCGACAGCCGGAACGTGCACGGACACATTTCAAGTTGGCGGCTCCACCAGCACAGTGCCGATCATTTGCGGCGACAACAGCGGACAGCACA TGTACATTGATGTGCCATCATCGGCGACCATCGCCACCGATGTCCAGCTCATGTTCAATTTCGCAGCGGGAACCGGCACCATCGCGCGCTCCTGGAACATCAAAATCGCCATGCTTCCTTGTGGCGCCTCCTATCTCg CCCCGAAGGATTGTCTGCAATTTTTCACCTCAGCTTCCGGCACGATCAAGTCGTTTAATTGGCAGGACGTCGCTGTGGCCGCCATCCGCCAGCTCAACAATCAGAATTACAACATTTGCTTCCGGACGGAACAGATTGACAGACAGGTGTCGAGCCGGATGTGTTTCTCCACTTGCGCGGTGACCAATGGCGGAGCTCCGTTTTCTCTCACGACGGCCGCCGTGCCCGCTAATTCCGCCGTGGGAACGATCGATGCCGCGAACCTGGCTGTTTGCCTCTACGATTTCCTGCTCATCGCCGGCGGAACTGATCCGGCCACCGGATTAGTTGCCGATCGCTTCTGCGGAACTCAATTCAATCCAATCCCCGCCGGTGCAGCTGTCAGCGTTCCAGTGTGCA GTCGAATCAAGCCGTTTAGAATTATCTTTCAAACGGACGCCACCGAAGCGGCCATTGCTGCCGTTGGTACTGTCATTGCTGCGACTGCTGATGCCAACAACGCCGGATTTTGTCTGGATTTCCAGCAGagaacaaattaa
- the LOC124316262 gene encoding uncharacterized protein LOC124316262 isoform X4 has product MIGFLVLIVLFSAILQFPSEVIENVGGKIPSLLGRLGHSAKLSSEEEMRTGRFLKKIASYRGKPTGNANGNKYLSKMRSVNPLSTFMPCESTNGEDSGICLISPVCSYYGGKATDGFCKMGLTCCVNEVNSCGPLITFNNTYWQSPAIISSESSCGLTIKLDQHLIEQKKPICQIRLDFLTFSLAQPNAETICSVDSFQVAGAVNKIPAICGDNNGQHIYLMLPRISSSVQIVMTFGTSNIHRMWNIKIALLPCDADYLAPDDCLQYFTSPVGSIMTFNWKDKSSRITRQLAGQDYYICFRTELVNNNAIAQVATALCLSHCEVSSGLPFSLSGNVPGTSQAAGDESCTNDYIVFPGGFSLPPTIPIKQRDRFCGTTLSQVGSGNISQTICSTAKPFRLLYRTNGDESITPVVDANPLLGNQGFCLKYEQKFNLEIDRPLENED; this is encoded by the exons ATGATTGGCTTCCTAGTGCTTATAGTTTTATTCAGTGCCATACTCCAGTTTCCCAGTGAAGTGATTGAAAATGTCGGTGGTAAAATTCCCAGTCTACTGGGCAGATTAGGACATTCAGCTAAATTGAGTTCAg aagaagaaatgcgcACCGGTCGTTTCCTCAAGAAAATAGCTTCTTATCGGGGCAAGCCCACCGGCAACGCTAACGGCAATAAATATTTATCCAAAATGAGAAGTGTCAATCCGCTGTCGACTTTCATGCCGTGCGAATCGACCAACGGAGAAGACTCGGGAATTTGTCTCATTTCTCCCGTCTGCTCCTATTACGGAGGCAAGGCCACCGACGGATTCTGCAAAATGGGATTGACTTGTTGCGTCA ATGAGGTGAATTCTTGTGGGCCGCTGATTACGTTTAACAACACTTATTGGCAATCGCCGGCCATCATCAGTTCCGAGAGCAGTTGCGGATTGACAATCAAATTGGACCAGCATCTCATTGAACAAAAGAAGCCAATCTGCCAGATACG ACTTGATTTCCTAACGTTTTCGCTTGCGCAACCCAATGCGGAAACCATTTGCAGCGTTGACAGTTTTCAAGTGGCCGGAGCCGTTAACAAAATTCCGGCCATTTGCGGAGACAATAACGGCCAACACA TTTACTTGATGCTACCCCGCATTTCGTCAAGTGTTCAGATCGTTATGACATTCGGCACTTCCAACATCCATCGCATGTGGAACATCAAAATTGCTCTACTACCTTGCGACGCAGATTATTTAG CTCCGGATGATTGCCTGCAGTATTTCACCTCACCGGTGGGTTCAATCATGACATTCAACTGGAAGGATAAATCCAGCAGAATAACCCGTCAACTGGCCGGACAGGATTATTACATTTGCTTCCGGACGGAACTAGTCAACAATAAC GCGATCGCTCAGGTGGCTACTGCCCTTTGCCTCTCACACTGTGAGGTATCCAGCGGTCTGCCGTTTAGCCTATCCGGGAATGTTCCTGGAACTAGCCAAGCCGCAGGTGATGAATCGTGCACCAACGATTACATCGTCTTCCCCGGAGGATTCAGTTTGCCGCCGACCATTCCAATTAAACAGCGGGATCGTTTTTGCGGGACCACTCTGTCACAAGTCGGGTCCGGCAACATCTCCCAAACGATTTGCA GCACAGCCAAACCGTTTCGATTGCTCTACCGGACGAATGGCGACGAGTCAATCACTCCCGTCGTCGATGCTAATCCACTTCTAGGCAATCAAGGATTCTGCTTGAAATACGAACAGAAATTCAATTTGGAAATCGACCGCCCACTTGAGAACGAAGATTAA
- the LOC124316250 gene encoding uncharacterized protein LOC124316250 has translation MSKLLPLLTVVFLLMQISRACNNNKDELFMPKELGPDYYWTLNPDNVFGGFYRQLNANVPAFPGPFNPPYQRRSFQNSHKRPPFGFKLSNKYFVNENNYDAHQQAEGRFALGGLKASLINSGLFNNRFTPANTWRPFSNLANKSPVSLNPNLENSISTFDGCTSPNGESGICAPGNMCALFGGRPSGSCLLGKVCCINAISKCGASVTLNNTFWQSPATISAPSTCSLTVKLDAKFLEQKMPICQVRLDFISFTTAQPTAGTCTETFQVSGPINPVPIICGDNSGQHMYLNVPSSDTTPTDVRLMFNFLAGAGSGSRSWKIKIAMLPCGASYLAPKDCLQFFSSSSGTVKSFNWMDVAGAATRQLNNQNYDICFRTAEVNNQVANRLCVSVCAVTNGGDAFSITSIPVLANTANSAVGTVAPNPLPPPAVDIAVCLYDFLLIAQGTDPATGVVADRFCGNQLNPALAGAPTSVLVCTRTRPFRLTYQTDNTEGAVVVNPATGILVPAFGDAGNVGFCLDFQQRTN, from the exons ATGTCCAAACTTTTGCCACTCCTAACCGTCGTGTTTCTATTAATGCAAATAAGTCGAGCTTGTAATAACAATAAAGACGAATTATTCATGCCAAAAGAACTAGGGCCGGACTACTACTGGACATTAAATCCCGACAATGTGTTTGGTGGATTTTACCGTCAGTTAAACGCCAATGTTCCAGCATTCCCAG GGCCTTTTAACCCACCATATCAACGGCGTAGTTTCCAAAATTCCCATAAAAGACCTCCATTCGGCTTCAAGTTGTCTAACAAATATTTCGTAAACG AAAATAATTACGATGCCCATCAGCAAGCAGAAGGCCGATTTGCTCTTGGTGGGCTGAAGGCATCTCTCATCAACTCGGGGCTATTCAACAATCGATTCACGCCAGCCAACACGTGGAGGCCGTTTTCCAACCTTGCCAACAAGTCGCCTGTATCTCTAAATCCAAATTTGGAAAACTCGATCTCAACTTTCGACGGATGCACATCACCTAACGGGGAATCCGGAATTTGCGCTCCGGGAAACATGTGCGCGCTATTCGGCGGTCGGCCGAGCGGTTCCTGCCTTCTGGGCAAAGTTTGTTGCATCA ATGCCATTTCAAAATGTGGAGCGAGTGTAACCCTCAACAATACTTTCTGGCAATCTCCAGCGACCATTAGCGCCCCGTCTACTTGTTCGCTAACTGTCAAATTGGACGCCAAGTTTCTTGAACAAAAGATGCCTATCTGTCAAGTCCG TTtggattttatttcgtttacgACCGCCCAACCGACAGCCGGAACCTGCACGGAAACGTTTCAAGTTAGCGGACCAATTAATCCGGTGCCGATTATTTGTGGCGACAACAGCGGACAGCACA TGTATCTAAACGTCCCGTCATCCGACACTACTCCAACTGACGTCCGTTTAATGTTCAATTTTCTAGCTGGGGCCGGCAGCGGTTCACGTTcatggaaaatcaaaatcgCTATGCTCCCGTGCGGAGCCTCATACCTCG CCCCGAAAGATTGCCTGCAATTTTTTAGCTCATCTTCCGGTACGGTCAAATCGTTTAATTGGATGGACGTCGCTGGCGCCGCCACCCGTCAACTCAACAATCAAAATTACGACATTTGCTTCCGGACTGCGGAAGTTAACAACCAG GTCGCAAATCGGTTGTGCGTGTCAGTTTGCGCTGTAACAAATGGCGGAGACGCTTTCTCCATCACTTCGATTCCGGTTTTGGCCAACACTGCCAATTCCGCAGTTGGCACAGTTGCCCCCAACCCTTTACCTCCACCGGCAGTTGATATCGCCGTCTGCCTCTACGATTTTCTCCTCATCGCCCAAGGGACAGATCCGGCCACCGGAGTAGTTGCGGATCGTTTTTGCGGGAATCAATTGAATCCGGCACTGGCCGGAGCACCCACCAGCGTCTTAGTGTGCA CTCGGACTAGACCATTTAGGCTCACCTATCAAACTGACAATACGGAAGGCGCGGTGGTTGTGAATCCGGCGACGGGGATTTTAGTTCCGGCGTTTGGAGATGCGGGAAACGTTGGATTTTGTCTCGACTTCCAACAGAGAACGAATTAA
- the LOC124316260 gene encoding uncharacterized protein LOC124316260 isoform X2, giving the protein MSKFFLILTVILALTSNCCGLDSIEEELLEDVMEEDPVDVDENFFQRANRFLPYPNPFPWRRWSPLHYQPRSRIPFVNYGYNNAGLFRQFDTALENPFGNQLGLMTPQLPIDSEAAAADLILNSGLLQNVGEFRQLVPAVAGDSCKSPTTKESGICSTSAGCTAGGGRVSGSCSAALACCIRVINSCDDGFGRQINTVTLNNTYWQSPVRTIAPSSSCSMTVQLDSTLPEQAKQQICQIRLDFVLFTISQPDAESACSGDYFEVAGATNIVPTICGFNNGQHMYLHVPPSPTDVQLSFNFGPSDGETRQWNILIAMIPCSSKVLAPPDCLQYFSTRTGSVKTFNWRDVDSVATRQLANQDYSICFRSGSAQRQMCVTPCAVVTAQKPFSISSPIAIPAPGDGAHTPDVSQLGSLNCNNDYLVIPGAFNLGNPAAVANMAFDRFCGERLNALPGNAASTTVCTTATPFRMLYRTNRDETLTTPTVDTAGSGNRGFCLNFRIQ; this is encoded by the exons ATGTCGAAATTTTTCCTAATTCTTACCGTCATTTTGGCGTTAACGTCCAACTGCTGCGGTTTGGATAGCATCGAAGAAGAGCTACTCGAAGACGTCATGGAAGAGGATCCAGTTGACGTTGACGAAAATTTCTTCCAGAGGGCTAACCGATTCCTTCCGTATCCGAATCCGTTTCCTTGGAGACGTTGGTCTCCTCTTCACTACCAGCCGAGAAGTCGAATTCcat TCGTCAATTACGGTTACAACAACGCCGGTCTCTTTCGACAGTTTGACACGGCACTGGAAAATCCCTTTGGCAATCAATTAGGTCTGATGACTCCACAATTGCCCATCGATAGCGAAGCGGCAGCGGCAGACTTGATCTTGAATTCAGGCTTACTTCAGAATGTCGGAGAGTTCAGACAACTGGTACCGGCAGTAGCCGGAGACAGTTGCAAGTCGCCCACTACCAAGGAGAGTGGCATTTGTTCCACCAGTGCTGGCTGCACAGCGGGCGGCGGTCGTGTCAGCGGGTCGTGTTCGGCGGCCCTCGCCTGTTGCATCC GGGTGATTAATTCGTGCGATGACGGGTTCGGCCGACAAATCAATACCGTTACGCTCAACAACACTTATTGGCAGTCGCCTGTCAGGACCATCGCTCCTTCGTCCAGCTGCTCAATGACTGTCCAGCTGGACTCGACGCTACCCGAACAAgccaaacaacaaatttgcCAAATTCg GTTggatttcgttttgtttacaATTTCTCAACCGGATGCTGAATCTGCCTGCAGTGGTGACTATTTCGAAGTAGCCGGAGCCACAAACATAGTCCCAACTATTTGCGGATTCAACAATGGACAGCACA TGTACCTGCATGTACCGCCGTCACCTACCGACGTCCAACTTTCGTTCAACTTCGGACCTTCAGACGGCGAAACTCGCCAGTGGAACATTTTGATTGCCATGATTCCTTGCAGCTCAAAAGTCCTAG CACCACCCGATTGCCTTCAATACTTTAGCACTCGCACGGGAAGTGTCAAAACGTTCAACTGGCGAGACGTCGATAGCGTCGCCACCCGTCAATTAGCCAATCAGGATTACAGCATATGTTTCCGATCGGGATCAGCTCAG AGACAAATGTGCGTGACACCCTGCGCTGTGGTGACAGCCCAGAAGCCTTTTAGTATCAGCTCTCCAATAGCTATTCCAGCTCCGGGGGATGGAGCTCACACGCCCGACGTGAGTCAATTGGGATCCCTGAATTGCAACAACGACTACCTCGTCATTCCGGGAGCTTTCAATCTGGGCAATCCGGCGGCTGTGGCCAACATGGCGTTCGACCGTTTCTGCGGAGAACGACTCAACGCCCTGCCAGGAAACGCGGCCTCCACCACCGTTTGCA CCACTGCGACGCCATTCAGAATGCTCTACCGGACCAATCGCGACGAGACATTGACTACGCCGACGGTTGATACGGCCGGAAGCGGAAACCGTGGATTTTGCCTCAACTTCCGAATTCAGTAA
- the LOC124316289 gene encoding uncharacterized protein LOC124316289: MLGVALMLIVFSVTLQLPGNSALNNNEIIGRSRRQDFTNLNPFNSNWFKRAICASDATSGNRIGKRSKFSNRFEYSNEIEDDWDNEVTSGRLFPKLPCKINWRRDFFRRVRNTVNPLSNFMPCRSSQENLMSETGVCLLPPVCSFYGGRATTGGRCRMGLSCCVNEIPNCGQLVTFNNTYWQSPSFINSESSCNLTIKLDHHLVEQSKPICQIRLDFLTFSLAQPNANTVCDVDHFQVTGATNKIPIICGENHGQHMYLMIPRVSTQVELLMTLGTSTVHRIWRIKIAMLSCDSEYLAPEGCLQYFTSSVGSVMTFNWKDTSSRTTRQLANQDYYMCFRKELVQRQASPQIATTLCLSQCQVTSGLPFSVSGNLAETSQVSGALSCSNDYIVFPGGYSWPPTTPLNQRDRYCGTLLSQVDEGIEPQTICSTAKPFRLLYRTNGDDTLSIPMDSTLIGNQGFCLNFEQKLT, from the exons ATGTTAGGTGTCGCATTAATGTTAATCGTGTTTAGTGTCACACTTCAATTACCTGGGAATAGTGCCTTGAATAATAACGAAATTATCGGAAGGAGTCGGAGACAAGATTTCACAAATTTAAATCCCTTCAATTCCAATTGGTTTAAACGCGCAATTTGCGCCTCCG aCGCAACTAGTGGCAATCGCATAGgaaaaaggtcaaaattctcCAACCGATTTGAATATTCCAACGAAATAGAAGATGACTGGG atAACGAGGTGACGTCCGGCCGATTATTCCCGAAATTGCCTTGCAAGATTAACTGGCGAAGGGATTTCTTCCGGCGGGTGAGGAACACGGTCAATCCGCTGTCGAATTTCATGCCGTGCAGGTCGTCGCAGGAGAATTTGATGTCGGAAACGGGAGTGTGTCTTCTCCCGCCCGTCTGCTCGTTCTACGGAGGCCGGGCGACAACTGGCGGCCGCTGCAGAATGGGACTATCTTGTTGCGTCA ATGAGATTCCCAACTGCGGGCAGTTGGTCACGTTCAACAACACGTACTGGCAATCGCCATCTTTTATCAATTCGGAAAGCAGTTGCAATTTGACCATCAAACTCGACCACCATTTAGTGGAGCAGAGTAAACCCATTTGTCAAATTCG GCTTGATTTCTTAACGTTTTCGCTTGCGCAACCCAATGCGAACACCGTTTGTGACGTGGATCACTTCCAAGTGACAGGAGCAACTAATAAAATCCCAATCATTTGCGGTGAAAATCACGGACAGCACA tGTATTTAATGATCCCGCGAGTTTCCACTCAAGTCGAACTGCTCATGACACTCGGCACTTCCACCGTCCATCGCATCTGGCGAATTAAAATCGCTATGCTTTCATGCGATTCAGAATATTTAG ctCCGGAAGGTTGCCTGCAATATTTCACCTCGTCGGTGGGTTCGGTGATGACATTTAATTGGAAGGACACGTCCAGCAGGACGACTCGCCAACTGGCCAATCAGGATTATTACATGTGTTTCAGGAAAGAGTTGGTCCAACGACAG gccAGTCCTCAGATTGCCACGACTTTGTGCTTATCGCAGTGTCAAGTGACCAGCGGACTTCCGTTCAGCGTGTCCGGAAATTTGGCTGAAACTAGTCAAGTATCCGGAGCGTTGTCGTGCAGTAACGACTACATTGTATTCCCCGGTGGATACAGTTGGCCGCCTACTACACCGCTGAATCAGAGGGATCGTTACTGCGGGACTCTTCTGTCCCAAGTGGACGAAGGCATCGAGCCGCAAACGATTTGTA GTACGGCCAAACCCTTCCGGTTGCTCTACCGGACCAATGGTGACGACACGCTATCCATTCCGATGGATTCGACGCTAATAGGCAACCAAGGATTCTGCTTaaatttcgaacagaaatTAACTTAA